A stretch of Gemmatimonadaceae bacterium DNA encodes these proteins:
- the aroA gene encoding 3-phosphoshikimate 1-carboxyvinyltransferase, with protein MRGTVRVPGDKSISHRALILAALATGKSHIRGILLSDDVRSTAGVLRQLGVDVPDLSGEITISGVGLQGLVASHAALQCGNSGTTARLLAGVVSACSFASRFEGDASLSQRPMQRIADPLTAMGARFEFERGDRLPMTVHGGNLLGLAWSTRAASAQTKSAILLAALVARVPVSVRESGKSRDHTERMLASLRVPITVDNLSISLSPVQELAPLDIDVPADPSSAVYLTALASLASEGEVRLPDVCINPTRTGFFEVLRQMGGSVRYVGKRCVAGDDVATVVAAPAYLRGFRAGGDRVPSMIDEIPLLGCVAAAAGVNLEISGAAELRVKESDRIATLVSNLRAIGAEAEETADGFRVYGTRRALSGRVVTRGDHRIAMSFGVLAALPGNQIEVDDRDCVAVSYPEFWSDLEAVCSM; from the coding sequence ATGCGCGGCACTGTCCGCGTGCCCGGCGACAAGTCGATTTCTCATCGTGCACTGATCCTTGCCGCCCTCGCGACCGGCAAGTCTCATATTCGCGGTATCCTGCTTTCGGACGACGTACGGTCGACCGCCGGCGTGCTCCGCCAACTCGGCGTTGACGTACCAGATCTCTCCGGGGAAATCACGATCTCCGGTGTCGGCCTGCAGGGTCTTGTCGCTTCGCACGCCGCTCTCCAATGCGGCAACAGCGGTACCACCGCGCGCCTGCTGGCTGGTGTCGTATCCGCGTGCTCATTTGCTTCGCGGTTTGAGGGCGATGCAAGTCTAAGCCAGAGGCCAATGCAACGTATCGCCGATCCGCTTACCGCCATGGGAGCGCGCTTTGAGTTCGAGCGCGGCGACAGGCTGCCGATGACGGTGCATGGTGGAAATCTGTTGGGACTGGCGTGGAGTACCCGAGCGGCAAGTGCTCAAACAAAAAGCGCAATTTTGCTGGCCGCCCTTGTAGCGCGTGTGCCGGTTTCGGTGCGAGAGTCGGGCAAGTCGAGGGATCACACAGAGCGTATGCTTGCATCGCTCCGAGTGCCCATCACGGTCGACAATCTGAGCATTTCATTGTCGCCGGTTCAGGAACTCGCGCCACTCGACATCGATGTCCCCGCGGATCCGTCATCCGCGGTTTACCTCACGGCATTGGCAAGCCTGGCAAGCGAGGGCGAAGTTCGACTTCCAGATGTCTGCATCAATCCAACACGCACTGGTTTCTTCGAGGTCCTGCGCCAAATGGGGGGATCGGTGAGATACGTCGGCAAACGCTGCGTGGCGGGCGACGACGTCGCGACTGTGGTGGCAGCACCTGCTTATTTGCGAGGGTTCAGGGCAGGAGGCGATCGTGTTCCGTCGATGATCGACGAGATTCCGCTGCTCGGCTGTGTCGCCGCTGCGGCGGGTGTCAACCTCGAAATATCCGGCGCCGCCGAGCTGAGAGTGAAGGAAAGCGACCGAATCGCAACGCTCGTGTCGAATCTGCGCGCGATCGGTGCAGAGGCAGAAGAGACGGCTGATGGTTTCCGCGTGTACGGTACGCGACGCGCGCTTAGCGGCCGCGTAGTCACGCGTGGGGATCACCGCATCGCAATGTCGTTCGGGGTATTGGCAGCACTGCCGGGCAATCAAATCGAGGTGGATGACCGCGATTGTGTCGCGGTTTCCTATCCCGAATTCTGGAGCGATCTGGAAGCCGTCTGCAGCATGTGA
- the cmk gene encoding (d)CMP kinase, translated as MTDHKMAIAIDGPAASGKSSTARSVARILGFRHVDSGALYRAATAARSMRGGDPSSWAESSVLDAARSVTLEANAAGFTPVIDGRPAEAELRSDNVTGNVSLVARMGSIRQWVNGEVRRAGLHYDVVVDGRDIGTVVFPDAPLKIFLIANPAERARRRLRERLDREPRPDEVAAETLTINSRDEMDAVQSGMASEAILIDTTSLSQDEQVEQIVALARAVRLKQLRLNTPPETDRK; from the coding sequence ATGACCGACCACAAGATGGCAATTGCAATCGACGGACCTGCAGCATCCGGCAAATCGTCCACAGCCAGGAGCGTCGCGCGGATCCTCGGCTTTCGTCACGTTGATTCGGGCGCGTTATATCGAGCCGCAACGGCAGCGCGGTCCATGAGAGGCGGTGATCCATCGAGCTGGGCTGAAAGTTCCGTGCTCGATGCGGCAAGGTCAGTGACTCTCGAAGCGAATGCAGCAGGGTTCACACCCGTGATCGATGGCCGGCCGGCCGAAGCCGAATTGCGAAGCGACAACGTCACTGGAAACGTTTCCCTGGTGGCGAGAATGGGATCGATTCGCCAGTGGGTGAATGGTGAAGTGCGAAGGGCGGGTCTGCATTACGATGTCGTGGTCGATGGAAGGGACATCGGAACGGTCGTCTTTCCCGACGCGCCGCTGAAGATTTTTCTGATAGCAAACCCGGCGGAAAGGGCCAGGCGGAGGTTGCGCGAACGGCTCGATCGCGAGCCTCGCCCGGACGAGGTCGCGGCTGAAACATTGACGATTAACAGCCGTGACGAGATGGATGCCGTACAGAGCGGAATGGCGAGTGAGGCAATCCTGATCGACACCACATCGCTTAGCCAGGACGAGCAGGTCGAGCAGATTGTTGCTCTCGCTCGCGCGGTGAGGCTCAAGCAGTTACGGTTAAATACCCCACCTGAAACCGACCGAAAATAG
- a CDS encoding TonB-dependent receptor, with the protein MNSVRILTVAAIVVAFLPHTGASQTATVPAKPDTAATDDRAARKLSVVEIIGARPVDLSRIPGSASLISSRQLKAQQPLSGNEVLRTVPGVFLQEEEGLGLRANIGIRGLDPDRSRTVLVLEDGVPVSLAPYGEPEMYYTPPVNRMERMEVIKGSGSIMFGPQTIGGVVNYITPDAPQTPGARASVTGGSGRSLSAQLGYGGTWGMFRATSGLLRKQAHDINGLMFDVTDFTAKTGYRTDKSDMLAKLSLYAENSNATYLGLTDSMFRAQSRNHPSPNDRLRLRRAALTAVFERELSETTELKTLAYAYETARDWQRQDYTYSPSGNSIAFRNSTGNRDRSFQVAGIEPRISTVWSLGRMSNVLDFGARAHIEHTRDQYLTGASATARTGSVRDDEKRNGRALSAFIQNRLFATPALEITPGVRVERFAFDRNVLRTRVKRTVNGVTTNSPEDVDISNDDGIFGVIPGIGAAWNFKESLTLFAGGHAGFAPPRTKDALIYENRQLAPDEQVPSPVSLELDAERSWNYEIGVRGRPNAFASFEATAFLLDFSNQIIEPSLSSGSVSQSALANQGRTRHTGVEAAVSVDVGRALAQSVSLILTAAGTLTSAVFSADRLLPHGTLVENVRGNRLPYSPRLTSHLSASLDHPSGVGLRIDATAVGRQFTDNFETITGSPNGRTGAIPGYRVVDASARYLIPGSDGLELTASAKNLVDKYYIASRRPEGIKPGLPRLFSVGFRWGI; encoded by the coding sequence ATGAATTCCGTTCGAATACTCACCGTAGCTGCGATTGTCGTTGCATTCCTTCCCCATACCGGGGCTTCCCAGACCGCTACTGTCCCTGCAAAGCCTGATACCGCAGCCACCGACGATCGTGCCGCTCGCAAGCTGTCCGTCGTCGAAATAATTGGAGCCCGGCCGGTTGACCTCTCCCGCATTCCCGGATCCGCATCGCTGATTTCTTCCAGGCAGCTGAAAGCGCAGCAACCCCTGTCCGGCAACGAGGTCCTGCGCACGGTTCCAGGCGTGTTTCTTCAGGAGGAAGAAGGGCTCGGGCTGCGGGCGAATATCGGCATCCGCGGCCTCGATCCCGATCGGAGCCGCACCGTTCTGGTCCTCGAAGACGGTGTCCCTGTTTCGCTCGCGCCGTATGGTGAGCCGGAGATGTACTACACACCTCCGGTGAACCGCATGGAACGCATGGAAGTTATAAAGGGAAGCGGGTCGATCATGTTCGGCCCGCAGACTATTGGCGGCGTCGTCAACTACATCACTCCCGACGCTCCGCAAACGCCGGGTGCCCGGGCCTCTGTAACTGGCGGCTCAGGCCGGTCACTCAGCGCTCAGCTTGGCTACGGAGGCACCTGGGGGATGTTTCGCGCAACGAGCGGACTTCTCCGAAAACAGGCGCATGACATCAATGGGCTGATGTTCGACGTCACTGATTTCACCGCCAAAACGGGCTATCGCACCGACAAATCAGACATGCTCGCAAAACTGAGCCTGTACGCCGAGAATTCCAATGCGACATATCTCGGCCTTACGGATTCGATGTTTCGAGCACAATCCAGGAACCACCCGTCTCCCAACGACCGGCTCAGGCTGAGGCGAGCCGCGCTGACGGCGGTCTTCGAGCGCGAGTTGTCGGAAACGACGGAACTAAAAACCCTGGCGTATGCCTATGAAACTGCCCGTGACTGGCAGCGGCAGGACTACACGTATTCGCCCAGCGGAAACAGCATCGCCTTCAGAAACAGCACCGGAAACCGCGATCGTTCCTTCCAGGTTGCGGGCATCGAACCGCGCATCAGCACAGTGTGGTCGCTGGGCCGCATGTCGAATGTGCTCGATTTCGGGGCCCGCGCCCACATCGAGCATACGCGCGATCAGTACCTGACCGGCGCATCGGCCACCGCTCGCACCGGCAGTGTTCGGGACGATGAAAAGCGTAATGGGCGAGCCCTGTCAGCGTTCATTCAGAACAGGCTGTTCGCGACACCCGCTCTGGAAATCACACCGGGGGTGCGAGTCGAGAGATTCGCATTTGATCGCAACGTGCTACGCACACGGGTAAAGCGAACTGTCAACGGCGTGACGACTAACAGTCCCGAAGATGTGGATATAAGTAACGACGACGGAATATTCGGCGTCATTCCGGGGATCGGTGCCGCCTGGAACTTTAAAGAATCCCTCACGCTGTTCGCCGGGGGTCACGCGGGTTTTGCGCCACCCCGTACCAAAGACGCTCTCATTTACGAGAACAGGCAGCTTGCGCCCGATGAGCAGGTGCCGAGCCCGGTGTCACTGGAGCTGGACGCAGAGCGCAGCTGGAATTACGAGATCGGCGTCAGGGGGCGACCAAATGCGTTTGCAAGTTTCGAGGCGACCGCGTTTCTGCTCGACTTTTCCAATCAGATAATCGAGCCCTCGCTTTCCTCAGGTTCCGTCTCGCAGTCCGCACTTGCGAATCAGGGACGCACCCGGCATACCGGCGTCGAAGCCGCAGTTTCGGTGGATGTCGGGAGGGCGTTGGCGCAAAGCGTCTCACTGATCCTGACGGCGGCTGGAACGCTGACCAGCGCCGTATTTTCCGCCGACCGCCTCTTGCCGCACGGAACGCTGGTGGAGAACGTGCGCGGTAACCGGCTGCCTTACTCCCCGCGTCTGACGTCGCACCTCTCAGCTTCGTTAGACCATCCATCCGGCGTTGGCCTGCGGATTGATGCCACCGCCGTCGGACGGCAATTCACCGACAATTTCGAAACGATAACCGGCTCACCCAACGGGCGAACGGGAGCGATCCCCGGCTACCGCGTCGTGGATGCTTCCGCCAGATACCTGATTCCAGGCAGCGATGGCCTCGAACTGACGGCAAGCGCGAAGAATCTCGTCGACAAGTACTACATCGCGTCGCGGCGTCCGGAAGGTATCAAGCCGGGACTGCCGCGACTATTTTCGGTCGGTTTCAGGTGGGGTATTTAA
- a CDS encoding oxidoreductase, translating into MGNSLPVTTTGRSAPLLGATGLVGNECLRRLLADDAFLRVVVVTRTPFEPERNSAKLERHVADFEHLTLHADRFEVDIICALGTTMKQAGSRARFRTVDLVYPLTAAHLGLERGASHFLVVSAVGADSGSRIFYNRTKGELEDALRALSYPCLTLFRPSLLAGSRARPRTAERIAGALSFAFPAKYRPVTAVDVARAIVDAAIAASPGIKVIEPTETLPAPTLPEPIPALRTSPM; encoded by the coding sequence GTGGGAAATTCGCTGCCTGTGACGACAACCGGCCGGTCAGCGCCGCTGCTCGGTGCTACGGGTCTGGTGGGAAATGAGTGCCTTCGCCGGCTGCTCGCGGACGATGCATTCTTACGAGTCGTCGTCGTGACACGCACGCCGTTCGAGCCCGAACGCAACTCAGCGAAGCTCGAACGGCATGTGGCCGACTTCGAGCACCTGACTCTGCACGCGGACAGATTCGAGGTGGATATCATCTGTGCGCTCGGGACGACTATGAAACAGGCCGGGTCGCGGGCGCGATTCCGCACGGTTGATCTCGTCTATCCCCTCACTGCTGCTCATCTAGGCCTCGAAAGGGGCGCATCGCACTTCCTGGTCGTGAGTGCCGTCGGTGCAGATTCCGGCTCCCGAATCTTCTACAATCGAACAAAGGGCGAACTCGAGGATGCATTGCGGGCGTTGTCATATCCCTGCCTGACGCTCTTCCGCCCTTCGCTCCTTGCCGGCTCCAGGGCGCGCCCGAGAACGGCGGAGCGAATTGCGGGTGCGTTGTCGTTTGCCTTCCCCGCCAAGTACCGCCCAGTGACGGCCGTCGATGTTGCGCGGGCCATTGTGGACGCGGCGATTGCCGCAAGCCCTGGAATAAAGGTGATAGAGCCGACAGAGACGTTGCCGGCACCGACGCTCCCGGAACCAATACCAGCCCTCCGGACTTCTCCCATGTAG
- a CDS encoding 30S ribosomal protein S1 encodes MQELDTETDNDSTESDNDGDFSAAAANALTPREKRDLQKAQLRPLANLRPELYDEDDYSPDELESMMAMYNGTMASIEEGEIVKATVLDIRDNMVVLDIGFKSEGTIPLEEFKDLPDLKNGDEVEVLLEHLEDMEGSVVLSKKKADFMRVWERIRVAYESDQPVNGTLVKKIKGGVVVDLMGVDAFLPGSQIALRRVPNVDELLGQSFEFKIIKLNKRRRNIVVSRRVILEQERAGKRDRLMKDLQKDQVRKGVVKNITDFGAFIDLGGVDGLLHITDMSYGRIQHPSEMVQIGMELEVKVLDIDWERERISLGLKQLQSYPWKDVAEKYPVGTRVSGKVVSITNYGAFIELEPGIEGLVHISEMSWTRNVRHPSKLVSIGEAIEAVVLKVDPNEEKISLGMKQTEQDPWMMLPQKYPVGTRLNGKVRNLTSFGAFVEIEPGIDGLIHISDMSWTKRVQHPSEVVKKGDTVDVVILNIDADNKRISLGLKQAQDDPWLKIGETYPVNTELQGTVVRLMDKGVVLDIGNDIEGFIPVSQLNFGEPVDSPADIVWETMKLDVRVLEVDPIQRRIVLAVTNIPAEQPPRPETPSKVIPMESDDYNMSDPIPMPVTFDIVDE; translated from the coding sequence TTGCAAGAACTCGATACTGAAACTGACAACGACAGCACTGAGTCCGACAACGACGGCGATTTTTCCGCTGCCGCCGCCAATGCGCTGACACCGCGCGAGAAGCGCGATCTGCAAAAGGCGCAGCTGCGCCCGCTCGCCAACCTCCGCCCCGAGCTGTACGACGAGGACGACTATTCGCCGGACGAGCTCGAGTCGATGATGGCGATGTACAATGGCACCATGGCGTCGATCGAGGAGGGCGAGATCGTCAAGGCGACCGTCCTCGACATCCGTGACAACATGGTGGTGCTCGACATCGGTTTCAAATCCGAAGGCACGATTCCGCTGGAGGAATTCAAGGACCTGCCCGATCTCAAGAATGGCGATGAGGTCGAAGTTCTCCTCGAGCATCTCGAGGACATGGAAGGCTCGGTCGTGCTTTCGAAGAAGAAAGCCGACTTCATGCGAGTCTGGGAGCGAATCCGCGTTGCGTACGAAAGCGATCAGCCAGTCAACGGCACCCTGGTCAAGAAGATCAAGGGTGGAGTTGTCGTCGACCTCATGGGAGTCGACGCATTCCTGCCCGGCTCGCAGATCGCTCTCCGCCGCGTACCGAATGTCGACGAGCTTCTCGGCCAGTCGTTCGAGTTCAAGATCATCAAGCTCAACAAGCGCCGCCGCAACATCGTCGTGTCACGCCGTGTGATCCTCGAGCAGGAGCGGGCTGGGAAGCGCGACAGGTTGATGAAGGATCTGCAGAAGGATCAGGTCAGAAAGGGTGTGGTCAAGAACATCACCGACTTCGGCGCGTTCATCGACCTGGGCGGCGTTGACGGACTGCTTCACATTACCGACATGTCGTACGGCCGCATCCAGCATCCGTCTGAGATGGTTCAGATCGGCATGGAGCTCGAGGTCAAGGTTCTCGACATCGACTGGGAGCGCGAGCGTATCTCGCTCGGCCTCAAGCAGCTGCAGAGCTACCCGTGGAAGGATGTCGCCGAGAAGTATCCGGTTGGCACGCGTGTTTCCGGAAAGGTGGTATCGATCACGAACTACGGTGCTTTCATCGAGCTCGAGCCTGGAATCGAGGGACTGGTGCACATCAGTGAAATGAGCTGGACCCGCAACGTGCGTCACCCGTCGAAGCTTGTCTCAATCGGCGAAGCGATCGAGGCGGTCGTCCTCAAGGTCGATCCAAACGAAGAGAAGATCTCGCTCGGCATGAAGCAGACTGAGCAGGATCCCTGGATGATGCTGCCGCAGAAGTATCCGGTCGGCACGCGGCTCAACGGAAAGGTGAGGAACCTCACGAGCTTCGGTGCGTTCGTGGAAATCGAGCCGGGTATTGACGGCCTCATCCATATCTCGGACATGTCGTGGACCAAGCGGGTGCAGCATCCGTCGGAAGTCGTCAAGAAAGGTGATACCGTGGATGTCGTGATTCTCAATATCGACGCCGACAACAAGCGCATCTCTCTTGGCCTCAAGCAGGCGCAGGACGATCCGTGGCTCAAGATCGGGGAGACGTATCCTGTCAATACCGAGCTGCAGGGTACAGTGGTGCGGCTGATGGATAAGGGTGTCGTCCTCGATATCGGCAACGATATCGAAGGGTTCATTCCGGTCAGCCAGCTCAACTTCGGCGAGCCGGTCGACAGCCCGGCTGATATTGTATGGGAGACCATGAAACTCGACGTGCGGGTCCTCGAGGTCGATCCCATTCAGCGCCGCATCGTGTTGGCGGTCACCAATATCCCGGCCGAGCAGCCGCCGCGGCCGGAAACCCCCTCCAAGGTCATTCCGATGGAGTCGGACGATTACAACATGTCCGATCCCATCCCGATGCCCGTGACTTTCGATATAGTTGACGAGTAG
- a CDS encoding hemolysin III family protein encodes MLPADGIGDVGYNEPSPPLRRRMGEDIANSITHGLGFIASLFALPVVVIAAAARNDPWQLAGAVIYGLSLVILYGASTIYHSFPASKSTTTLRIIDHSAIYLLIAGTYTPFALGPLRGPWGWSLLAAVWTLAVAGIAFKTTRGFGPAWLSTGMYVVMGWLAILAIKPMIEHIGPAGMAWLAGGGLCYSAGVVFFATDKRVRYGHAIWHVFVLAGSACHFIAVLRYGGGVTPQV; translated from the coding sequence TTGCTCCCCGCAGATGGGATCGGGGATGTCGGTTATAACGAGCCCAGCCCGCCGTTGCGCAGGCGCATGGGCGAAGACATTGCAAACAGCATCACACACGGGCTGGGATTCATCGCCAGCCTCTTCGCGCTCCCCGTCGTAGTGATAGCGGCCGCAGCACGCAATGACCCGTGGCAGCTGGCCGGCGCCGTGATATACGGTTTGTCGCTGGTGATACTTTATGGAGCCTCGACGATTTATCACTCGTTCCCGGCATCGAAGTCGACGACCACACTTCGGATCATCGATCACTCCGCGATTTATCTTCTTATCGCCGGAACGTACACGCCCTTTGCGCTTGGTCCGTTGCGCGGGCCTTGGGGCTGGTCATTGCTTGCCGCGGTATGGACTCTTGCCGTCGCTGGTATCGCTTTCAAAACTACCCGGGGATTCGGACCAGCCTGGCTTTCGACAGGCATGTACGTCGTAATGGGCTGGCTCGCCATTCTCGCTATCAAGCCGATGATTGAGCACATCGGACCAGCCGGCATGGCCTGGCTCGCCGGTGGAGGTCTCTGCTATTCGGCCGGAGTTGTGTTCTTCGCCACCGACAAGCGGGTGCGATACGGACACGCGATCTGGCACGTGTTCGTTCTGGCCGGCAGTGCCTGCCACTTTATCGCAGTGCTGCGGTACGGGGGAGGGGTCACACCCCAGGTGTAG